A segment of the Lycium barbarum isolate Lr01 chromosome 7, ASM1917538v2, whole genome shotgun sequence genome:
GTGCTCCTTCCTCAATTTCAGCACTTTTAATTCAATTTTAATCCAAATATCTTCATCTTCACATGATTTTATTCctacataataaaaatataatattaagtacaaattaatataataatactcaaaagacgattaaaagtattaaaatgtgaggcaacaatGACTAAATATATGCAAATTTGGCCGAACATCACCTGCATCGCCTGTTCTCGTTCCTCCAGAACGAGTGATGAGCGCGCCTCGGTGAAAGGAAGCAATGGTTTGCTGTGATGAATTTGCGTTCCCACACCCTTGAATGCGTCGGTGAGACCCGAAACAAGCTGAAGAACAAGGCGGGAATTGGAAACCGGAGCCCCCACATTTTTTAATTGATCGGAGATGCTCTTGAGCCTTTGACAATATGCAGACGCGTGCGGGAAGTCTTCCATCCTAGTTGTGGAAAACTCTTGTTCAAGCATGACGACACGGGAGTTTTGATGGTCCTG
Coding sequences within it:
- the LOC132601828 gene encoding uncharacterized protein LOC132601828; the encoded protein is MRNHIPVVLEMENAQYGTWAELFKIHAKSHRVIHHIIAPEKGKQAAPTSDDDKKLWSTLDATVLQWIYSTISNDLLTTILEPGATAMEAWDRLCDIFQDHQNSRVVMLEQEFSTTRMEDFPHASAYCQRLKSISDQLKNVGAPVSNSRLVLQLVSGLTDAFKGVGTQIHHSKPLLPFTEARSSLVLEEREQAMQE